The following proteins come from a genomic window of Desulfuromonas sp.:
- a CDS encoding efflux RND transporter periplasmic adaptor subunit, with translation MRYLLFLLTFAIFSTIALPLTRTALTATVQAAEDAEKFTCGMHPMVVVDEPGLCPICQMDLTPLTQGKNNKSAGQIIEIDAITSQKMAIRTSTVTRRNMVRTVHTVGVADYEEPGQHAVNSKVSGWVEKLHVNQTGQSVNKGDTLLDLYSPELVAAQSELLLALKNMDKMEQSGFSNAERDALLLLESARKRLQLWDISQEQITALETSGQVQKTLTILAPASGIVSKKLVREGEFIQAGRELLEISDISKIWVYAYIYEYEVPWVKVGQEANLTFPFPHEPISGRIDRIYPYLDKRSRTIRVRIALDNSNLRLKPDMYADVEIMTESVQDKISIPAESVLYTGKHRRVFVDLGDGHFEPRRITTGLNDDSGYVEILDGLQEGEQVVTSAQFMLDSESKLREALQKMLTPEVPSEPEENLDDLF, from the coding sequence ATGCGATATTTATTGTTTCTATTAACATTCGCGATCTTTAGCACAATCGCCCTGCCCCTTACCCGCACGGCCCTGACCGCAACCGTTCAGGCCGCCGAAGACGCCGAAAAATTCACCTGCGGCATGCATCCGATGGTTGTCGTCGACGAGCCGGGTCTTTGCCCGATTTGCCAGATGGACCTGACACCACTGACCCAGGGGAAAAACAATAAATCGGCCGGCCAGATCATCGAAATTGATGCCATCACTTCCCAGAAAATGGCGATCAGAACGTCCACAGTCACTCGCCGCAACATGGTCCGGACCGTTCATACTGTTGGCGTCGCTGACTACGAGGAACCGGGGCAACACGCGGTTAACAGCAAAGTGAGCGGCTGGGTCGAAAAACTCCATGTCAACCAAACCGGCCAGAGTGTCAACAAGGGAGACACGCTGCTCGACCTTTACAGCCCCGAACTGGTAGCGGCCCAATCAGAGCTGCTATTGGCCCTCAAGAACATGGATAAAATGGAACAAAGCGGCTTCAGCAATGCCGAGAGGGATGCGCTGCTGCTTCTCGAATCGGCGCGGAAGCGGCTGCAACTATGGGATATCAGCCAGGAGCAGATCACCGCACTGGAAACCTCTGGACAAGTTCAAAAGACCTTGACGATTCTGGCGCCGGCAAGCGGAATCGTCTCGAAAAAGCTGGTTCGCGAAGGCGAGTTCATCCAGGCTGGAAGAGAGCTTCTCGAGATTTCCGACATCTCAAAAATCTGGGTCTACGCTTATATCTACGAATATGAAGTCCCCTGGGTCAAGGTCGGTCAGGAAGCGAACCTGACCTTCCCATTCCCTCACGAGCCGATTAGCGGGCGTATCGATAGAATCTACCCTTATCTCGACAAGCGCTCGCGCACTATCCGGGTCCGCATCGCTCTCGACAACTCGAACCTCCGGCTCAAACCGGACATGTACGCCGACGTCGAAATCATGACCGAATCGGTTCAGGATAAGATCAGTATTCCGGCAGAGTCCGTATTGTACACCGGGAAACACAGGAGAGTATTTGTCGACCTGGGTGATGGCCACTTCGAACCTCGCCGGATCACAACCGGGTTGAACGATGATTCGGGATACGTCGAAATTCTCGATGGACTGCAAGAGGGAGAACAGGTCGTCACCTCGGCTCAGTTCATGCTCGACTCCGAAAGCAAGCTGAGGGAAGCCCTGCAGAAAATGCTGACGCCTGAAGTCCCCTCTGAACCGGAAGAGAACCTGGATGACCTTTTTTAA
- a CDS encoding CusA/CzcA family heavy metal efflux RND transporter, whose product MLVKIIEWSINNKFIVVLLTSFIVVAGIYSLRNTPIDAIPDLSDVQVIIYTEYPDQAPQVVEDQVTYPLTTQMLSVPKAKVVRGYSFFGYSFVYLIFEDGTDIYWARSRVLEYLDQAAGKLPKGVSPSLGPDATGVGWIYEYALKSDEHDLQQLRSIQDWYLRYQLTAVEGVAEVASIGGFVRQYQVALNPNRMLAYNISLSQIKKAIQNSNNDVGGRLLEMGETEFMIRGRGYLRDISDIEKIVVGNDSDGAPVLVSNLATVTLGPELRRGIAELDGDGEIVGGIIVMRYGENAIKTIDRVKEKLDQLQSGLPDGVELVPVYDRSTLIERAVWTLKIKVLEECLVVALITFLFLLHLPSALVAIITLPLSILMAFAVMHSQGINANIMSLGGIAIAIGTMIDAAIIMTENMHKHLERSRGQKSHWQIVIEASKEVGPTLFFSLLVITVSFIPVFALQEQSGRLFKPLAYTKTYSMAAAALFSVTLVPILMGWFIRGRVKPEQASPLNRFFIRIYHPMIDFVLRHRRPTLLVALVLIASIAWPLWLAPRPLGTEFMPALYEGDLLYMPTTLPGISTTKARELLQQTDQIIAAFPEVERTFGKVGRAETATDPAPLSMLETTIMLKPESEWRMLHQDRFYTEWWSWLEFIKIPLRLVWPEKTRITVNQLIEKLDQEIQFPGLTNAWTMPIKTRIDMLSTGIKTPVGIKVLGEDLEVLSEIGQQIEALMRKQEGTLSAFSERVVGGYYLDFEVNRTTASRYGLTVGQVQEAVQVAVGGINVTQTVEGRERYPINLRYQRDYRDDLSSLKRILVPLQDGSGSHVPLSQLADLKIVQGPPMIKSENALQTAWVYVDLRDIDVGTFVDRAKRVVSDNVSLPEGYTIVWSGQYEYLQAAKERFRVIIPLTLLLILLILYLNTRSVIKTAIVLLAVPFSLVGAFWFLYILGYHMSVATWVGIIALAGLDAETGVVMLLYLDLSHRLWKKEGRMLNRGDLVQAIHHGAVRRIRPKIMTIAVIVAGLLPIMWSQGTGADVMKRIAAPMIGGVMTSGIMELLVYPVIFFIWQQRKLLPEIHPTDPNPSIDRDQA is encoded by the coding sequence ATGCTCGTAAAAATTATTGAATGGTCGATCAATAACAAGTTCATCGTTGTCCTGTTGACTTCGTTTATCGTTGTTGCCGGCATCTACAGCCTGCGCAATACGCCGATCGATGCGATTCCGGACTTGTCCGACGTACAGGTCATCATCTATACCGAATACCCGGACCAGGCCCCCCAGGTGGTCGAAGACCAGGTAACCTATCCCCTGACGACACAGATGCTCTCGGTGCCGAAAGCCAAGGTCGTCCGCGGCTACTCTTTTTTCGGATATTCCTTTGTTTACCTGATATTCGAGGATGGGACCGATATCTACTGGGCGCGTTCCAGGGTGCTCGAGTACCTTGACCAGGCCGCCGGAAAACTGCCGAAAGGCGTATCGCCGAGCCTTGGTCCGGATGCCACCGGTGTCGGCTGGATCTATGAATATGCTCTGAAAAGCGACGAACACGATCTGCAGCAGCTGCGCTCGATACAGGACTGGTACCTGCGATACCAGCTGACTGCGGTTGAGGGGGTTGCCGAGGTGGCGAGTATCGGCGGCTTTGTCAGGCAATACCAGGTGGCCCTGAATCCGAACCGCATGCTCGCCTACAACATCTCTCTGTCGCAAATCAAGAAAGCGATCCAGAATAGCAACAACGATGTTGGCGGCCGCCTGCTGGAGATGGGCGAGACCGAATTCATGATTCGCGGGCGCGGCTATCTCCGCGACATCTCTGATATCGAAAAGATCGTCGTCGGCAATGACAGTGATGGCGCGCCGGTACTGGTCAGCAACCTGGCTACGGTCACCCTTGGCCCCGAACTGCGCCGCGGCATTGCCGAACTCGATGGCGATGGCGAGATCGTCGGTGGCATCATCGTCATGCGCTACGGCGAAAACGCGATCAAAACCATTGATCGCGTCAAAGAGAAGCTTGATCAATTGCAAAGCGGTCTGCCGGATGGGGTCGAACTCGTCCCGGTCTACGACAGATCGACTCTTATCGAACGAGCGGTCTGGACCCTGAAGATCAAGGTCCTCGAAGAATGCCTGGTCGTTGCCCTGATCACATTCCTGTTTTTGCTGCATCTGCCGAGCGCTCTGGTTGCCATTATCACGCTGCCACTGTCAATCCTCATGGCTTTTGCCGTGATGCACTCCCAGGGGATTAATGCCAACATCATGAGCCTGGGCGGGATCGCCATCGCGATCGGGACCATGATAGATGCCGCGATCATCATGACCGAAAACATGCACAAGCATTTAGAACGGAGTCGGGGGCAGAAATCGCACTGGCAGATCGTTATCGAGGCCTCGAAAGAGGTCGGCCCGACCCTGTTTTTCTCCCTGCTGGTCATCACCGTCTCCTTCATCCCGGTTTTCGCCCTGCAGGAGCAGTCCGGGCGACTGTTCAAACCACTGGCCTATACCAAAACCTACTCGATGGCGGCCGCCGCTCTCTTCTCGGTGACCCTGGTCCCGATCCTGATGGGCTGGTTTATTCGCGGCCGGGTCAAACCGGAACAGGCCAGTCCCCTGAATCGGTTTTTCATCAGGATCTACCATCCGATGATCGATTTTGTCCTGCGGCACCGCCGGCCGACCCTGCTGGTCGCGCTTGTCCTGATTGCCTCAATTGCCTGGCCGCTGTGGCTGGCACCGCGTCCCCTCGGGACAGAATTCATGCCGGCCCTCTACGAAGGCGATCTGCTTTATATGCCAACGACCCTTCCCGGCATCTCGACCACCAAGGCCCGGGAGCTGCTGCAACAGACTGACCAGATCATCGCTGCGTTCCCTGAAGTCGAAAGAACCTTCGGCAAGGTCGGGCGCGCCGAAACAGCGACCGATCCGGCCCCTTTATCGATGTTGGAAACAACAATCATGCTCAAACCGGAATCGGAATGGCGCATGCTGCACCAGGATCGATTCTACACGGAATGGTGGAGCTGGCTCGAATTCATCAAAATCCCGCTGCGGCTGGTCTGGCCGGAGAAAACAAGGATTACAGTCAACCAGCTGATTGAAAAACTCGACCAGGAAATCCAGTTCCCGGGTCTGACCAATGCCTGGACAATGCCGATCAAGACCAGAATCGATATGCTGTCGACAGGTATCAAGACCCCGGTTGGCATTAAAGTCCTCGGCGAAGACCTCGAAGTTCTGTCGGAGATCGGGCAGCAGATAGAAGCGCTTATGCGCAAACAGGAAGGAACGCTCAGTGCTTTCTCCGAGCGGGTGGTTGGCGGCTACTATCTCGATTTCGAAGTCAATCGTACCACCGCCTCGCGCTACGGGCTGACGGTAGGCCAGGTTCAGGAAGCGGTTCAGGTCGCGGTCGGCGGCATCAATGTCACCCAGACCGTCGAAGGGAGAGAGCGCTACCCGATCAATCTCCGCTACCAGAGAGATTACCGCGACGACCTCTCCTCGCTGAAGAGAATACTGGTTCCCCTGCAGGATGGCTCCGGCAGTCATGTTCCCCTGTCGCAGCTGGCCGATTTGAAAATCGTCCAGGGACCGCCGATGATCAAAAGCGAAAACGCACTGCAGACGGCATGGGTCTATGTCGACCTGCGCGACATCGATGTCGGGACCTTTGTCGATCGGGCGAAGCGGGTTGTCAGCGACAACGTGTCATTGCCGGAGGGCTACACCATCGTCTGGAGCGGCCAATATGAATATCTTCAGGCCGCCAAGGAGAGGTTCCGGGTCATTATTCCACTGACCCTGCTGCTCATACTGCTTATTCTCTACCTCAACACCCGTTCCGTCATCAAGACAGCGATCGTCTTGCTGGCCGTGCCATTCTCGCTGGTCGGTGCCTTCTGGTTTCTTTACATCCTCGGATACCACATGTCCGTCGCCACCTGGGTCGGTATTATTGCTTTGGCCGGCCTCGACGCCGAAACCGGTGTCGTCATGCTGTTGTATCTTGACCTGTCTCATCGGCTCTGGAAAAAAGAGGGACGCATGTTGAACAGAGGCGACCTGGTTCAGGCGATTCATCACGGCGCCGTGCGCCGGATCCGACCCAAGATCATGACGATCGCCGTCATCGTCGCCGGCCTGCTGCCGATCATGTGGAGCCAGGGCACCGGAGCCGATGTCATGAAACGGATCGCCGCACCGATGATCGGCGGGGTCATGACCTCAGGCATCATGGAGCTGCTGGTTTACCCGGTAATCTTTTTCATCTGGCAGCAACGCAAGTTACTGCCAGAGATACACCCGACCGACCCCAACCCGAGTATCGATCGAGACCAGGCGTAA
- a CDS encoding copper oxidase: MKKNHLKNGSFWFMLLVATALCANSAMAAPLPGGTLDPTTITKYVQPLVIPPVMPKAVTQPAVTDAAGNPVPVPAAEYNIAVRQFKQQILPGGVWNTVNGRADAFPPTPIWSYGSASDDPVAVANYTAPAPLAAPGTPTFNYPALTVEATAYTANTVRWINDLKDPLTGNYRPHLLTGTVDQTLHWANPANSGCVNANQVPQTDCNTYNPTPYTGPVPIVTHVHGAHVNANSDGYPEAWWLPGANNIPAGYAKTGTLYTQYNVLTGQAQDAQQRDANGNITGTVQVDFDPVDGAAFYSYENTQPATTLWYHDHSLGITRLNVYAGPAGFWLLRGGANDVPAGTLPGPAPVLGEDPNFDPVVRAKIREIPVVIQDRSFNADGTLFYPNNRAFFDGFNGPYVGATDPVTGQQVSDINPIWNPEAFFNTMVVNGTTWPNLDVAPAKYRLRLLNGSNSRFINLSMFEVIKSKTDKKQIIQGKTKKTYNDKYGAELPFYQIGGDQGFLPQVVKIQTGMITALPGNGTLPAPALLPDPMQALLMAPAERADVIVDFSGLPDGTVIRMINTAPDAPFGGFPDIPADPATSGQVMEFTVNSVAVPVLPTDLTTASPLALTLPAEAANAKAVAQSRPLSLNEEESMQVCVQVSPTGAITTVATFPPHTLNIAAQCAALNAVPQAPKAALLGLIQNDPTQATPALPAGPLVGVPLMWKDPITENPQVGDTENWDFYNLTVDVHPIHMHLVRYQIQHRQLFDPLSPTFAPIGPQVPPLANELGYKDTVLSYPGEITRVKATFDLPGLYVWHCHIVEHEDNEMMRPFFVGAKPANFPVP, from the coding sequence ATGAAAAAGAACCACTTGAAAAATGGCAGCTTCTGGTTCATGCTCCTGGTCGCTACCGCCCTGTGCGCAAACAGCGCCATGGCGGCTCCGCTGCCGGGAGGGACTCTGGACCCGACGACAATTACCAAGTATGTCCAACCGCTCGTCATTCCTCCGGTCATGCCGAAGGCAGTGACTCAACCTGCCGTAACTGATGCTGCTGGCAACCCGGTCCCTGTACCGGCCGCCGAGTACAACATCGCTGTTCGGCAGTTCAAGCAGCAGATCCTCCCGGGTGGCGTCTGGAATACGGTGAACGGTCGAGCCGACGCGTTCCCGCCAACTCCGATCTGGAGCTACGGCTCAGCCTCGGATGATCCGGTCGCTGTCGCCAACTACACGGCCCCGGCACCACTGGCCGCGCCCGGGACCCCGACATTCAACTATCCGGCCCTGACGGTTGAAGCAACCGCCTACACTGCCAACACCGTTCGCTGGATCAACGACCTGAAGGACCCTCTGACCGGGAATTACCGACCACACCTGCTGACCGGTACCGTTGACCAGACGTTGCACTGGGCCAACCCGGCCAACTCCGGCTGCGTCAACGCCAACCAGGTTCCGCAGACCGACTGCAACACCTACAACCCGACACCATACACCGGTCCGGTACCGATCGTTACTCACGTCCATGGCGCGCACGTCAACGCCAACTCCGACGGCTACCCGGAAGCCTGGTGGCTGCCGGGCGCAAATAACATTCCGGCAGGCTATGCCAAAACCGGAACCCTGTACACCCAGTATAACGTGCTCACCGGTCAAGCGCAGGATGCGCAACAGCGTGATGCAAATGGCAATATAACGGGTACCGTTCAGGTCGATTTTGATCCGGTAGACGGCGCCGCGTTCTACAGTTACGAAAACACCCAGCCGGCAACCACCCTCTGGTACCACGACCATTCGCTCGGCATTACCCGCCTCAACGTTTATGCCGGCCCGGCCGGTTTCTGGTTGCTCCGTGGCGGTGCCAACGATGTGCCAGCCGGCACCTTGCCAGGCCCCGCCCCGGTTCTGGGTGAAGATCCGAACTTTGATCCGGTCGTTCGCGCCAAGATTCGCGAAATCCCGGTTGTCATCCAGGACCGCTCGTTCAACGCCGACGGCACGCTCTTCTACCCCAACAATCGTGCCTTCTTTGACGGCTTCAACGGCCCCTACGTTGGCGCTACCGATCCGGTTACCGGTCAACAAGTCAGTGATATCAACCCGATCTGGAACCCGGAAGCATTCTTTAATACCATGGTCGTCAATGGCACCACCTGGCCTAACCTCGATGTTGCTCCGGCCAAGTACCGCTTGCGCCTGCTCAACGGCAGCAACTCGCGCTTCATCAACCTGTCGATGTTTGAAGTCATAAAAAGCAAGACCGATAAGAAGCAAATCATCCAGGGGAAGACCAAAAAAACCTACAACGACAAGTATGGTGCGGAACTTCCTTTCTACCAGATCGGCGGCGACCAGGGATTCCTGCCGCAGGTTGTTAAAATCCAGACCGGCATGATCACCGCGCTGCCGGGCAATGGCACCCTCCCGGCGCCGGCCCTGCTGCCCGATCCGATGCAGGCTCTGCTGATGGCCCCGGCCGAGCGGGCTGACGTTATCGTCGACTTCAGCGGCCTGCCGGACGGTACTGTTATCCGCATGATCAACACGGCTCCGGACGCCCCGTTTGGCGGCTTCCCGGACATCCCGGCCGACCCGGCAACTTCCGGCCAGGTCATGGAGTTCACAGTTAACAGCGTTGCCGTACCTGTTCTACCTACAGACTTGACAACCGCATCACCCCTGGCTCTGACCCTGCCGGCTGAAGCAGCGAATGCCAAAGCTGTTGCTCAGAGCCGCCCTCTCAGCCTGAATGAAGAGGAGTCGATGCAGGTCTGTGTTCAGGTCAGCCCGACCGGCGCAATCACCACGGTCGCGACCTTCCCGCCGCATACCCTCAACATCGCGGCCCAGTGCGCTGCCCTGAACGCTGTTCCGCAGGCTCCGAAAGCGGCACTGCTTGGCCTGATTCAGAATGATCCGACCCAGGCGACTCCGGCCCTGCCGGCAGGTCCGCTGGTTGGCGTACCGCTGATGTGGAAAGACCCGATCACCGAGAACCCACAAGTCGGTGATACTGAAAACTGGGACTTCTACAACCTGACTGTCGACGTACACCCGATTCACATGCACCTTGTCCGTTACCAGATCCAGCATCGCCAGCTGTTTGACCCTCTCTCTCCGACATTCGCGCCAATTGGCCCGCAGGTTCCACCTCTGGCTAATGAGCTCGGCTACAAGGATACCGTTCTCTCGTATCCGGGAGAGATCACCAGGGTCAAGGCGACCTTTGACCTGCCAGGTCTCTACGTCTGGCACTGTCATATCGTCGAACATGAAGACAACGAGATGATGCGTCCGTTCTTCGTCGGTGCGAAACCGGCTAACTTCCCTGTACCTTAA